Proteins from a genomic interval of Micromonospora sp. NBC_00389:
- a CDS encoding glycosyltransferase family 4 protein, with the protein MSRTLLITNDFPPRPGGIQSFVHNLAVRQPAGSVVVYASSWRGAAKFDADQPFEVIRERTRVLLPTPLIARRAARLARAYDCDTVWFGAAAPLGLLAAGLRRRAGVRRVVAQTHGHEVGWAALPAARPALRRIGRGVDVTTYLGEYTRSRLARVLDGVTELRRLAPGVDVDTYHPTVDGEPVRARLGLADRPVVVCVSRLVPRKGQDMLIRALPEIRRRVPDAALLIVGGGPYRATLEKLARQAGVERDVVFTGSVPAAELPAHYAAGDVYAMPCRTRNRGLDVEGLGIVYLEASATGLPVVAGDSGGAPDAVREGETGYVVRGRDVAQLADRVARLLADRDLARQLGAAGRAWVEREWRWEAQAQRMAALLAG; encoded by the coding sequence ATGAGCCGCACGCTGCTGATCACCAACGACTTCCCGCCCCGTCCCGGTGGGATCCAGTCCTTCGTGCACAACCTCGCGGTGCGTCAGCCGGCCGGCTCGGTGGTGGTGTACGCGTCGAGCTGGCGCGGGGCGGCGAAGTTCGACGCCGACCAGCCGTTCGAGGTGATCCGGGAACGCACCCGGGTGCTGCTGCCCACCCCGCTGATCGCCCGCCGGGCTGCGCGGCTGGCCCGCGCGTACGACTGCGACACGGTGTGGTTCGGCGCGGCAGCCCCGCTCGGGCTGCTCGCCGCGGGCCTGCGCCGACGGGCCGGGGTACGCCGGGTGGTGGCACAGACCCACGGCCACGAGGTCGGCTGGGCGGCGCTGCCCGCCGCACGGCCGGCGTTGCGGCGCATCGGTCGAGGCGTCGACGTCACCACCTACCTCGGCGAGTACACCCGTAGCCGGCTGGCCCGGGTGCTGGACGGGGTGACCGAGCTGCGTCGGCTGGCGCCCGGGGTGGACGTGGACACCTACCACCCGACTGTGGACGGCGAGCCGGTGCGGGCTCGGCTGGGGCTGGCCGACCGGCCGGTGGTGGTCTGCGTGTCCCGGCTGGTGCCGCGCAAGGGGCAGGACATGCTGATCCGGGCGCTGCCGGAGATCCGCCGTCGGGTGCCCGACGCGGCGCTGCTGATCGTTGGCGGCGGCCCGTACCGGGCGACGCTGGAGAAGCTGGCCCGGCAGGCCGGCGTGGAGCGGGACGTGGTCTTCACCGGCTCGGTGCCGGCGGCCGAACTGCCGGCGCACTACGCGGCCGGCGACGTCTACGCGATGCCCTGCCGCACCCGCAACCGGGGGCTGGACGTGGAGGGGCTGGGCATCGTCTACCTGGAGGCGTCCGCGACCGGCCTGCCGGTGGTGGCCGGTGATTCCGGGGGCGCGCCGGACGCGGTCCGCGAGGGCGAAACCGGCTACGTGGTGCGGGGCCGGGACGTCGCCCAGCTCGCCGACCGGGTGGCCCGGCTGCTCGCCGACCGGGACCTGGCCCGCCAGTTGGGCGCGGCCGGCCGGGCGTGGGTGGAGCGGGAGTGGCGCTGGGAGGCGCAGGCGCAGCGGATGGCAGCCCTGCTCGCCGGCTGA
- a CDS encoding RelA/SpoT family protein: MDVDAGHGAALGGALPTQSGELPLARRLRSLLTWPTADSDPVTQLVRTHRGIHAGTDPAVLRRAYTIAENMHRGQFRKSGEPYITHPLAVAQICAELGMDTITLVAALLHDTVEDTRYTLQALSEDFGGEVAHLVDGVTKFDKAFYGKAAEAETIRKMIVAAAKDVRVLIIKLADRLHNMRTLGVRSAASRERIARKTQEVLVPLCDRLGIQTLKRELDDVVLLHLEPDEHARLARHVHDRPGWDAYLESVVTRARVALRRSRVDAEVSPRPRHLYSIWKDTIAGGHAAPYDLPRISVVVDGPATDCYAALGAIHGTWRPVPGRFKDFIASPKNNLYRSLHTSVCGPQDRTVEVLIRTEEMHRSAEYGIAADFRFPRTSSGSAAARAEQLDWLRRVLDWEPDAADPAQFLESLRCDLAEGQIQVFSDGRQVVLPAGATPVDLAYELGSQRGDHCLAARINGRLAPLSSELDEGDVVEIFTENDGDNGFEAGVAPRGPRREWLDFVKSPHAQMQINRWFAEHTEPGITISDKVRLGRATIGLALRQHNRGLASDLPLLRLSEELGYPDLETLLVAVFDRVIEPDTVVRQLIDLVDHRQ, from the coding sequence GTGGACGTCGACGCCGGACACGGCGCCGCCCTGGGGGGCGCCCTGCCGACCCAGTCGGGTGAGCTGCCGCTGGCCCGCCGGCTGCGGTCGCTGCTCACCTGGCCGACCGCCGACTCCGACCCGGTCACGCAGCTTGTCCGGACCCATCGGGGCATCCACGCCGGCACCGATCCCGCGGTGCTGCGCCGGGCGTACACCATCGCGGAAAACATGCACCGCGGGCAGTTCCGCAAGAGCGGTGAGCCCTACATCACCCACCCCCTCGCGGTGGCGCAGATCTGCGCCGAGCTGGGGATGGACACCATCACCCTGGTGGCGGCGCTGCTGCACGACACGGTGGAGGACACCCGCTACACGCTCCAGGCGCTCTCCGAGGACTTCGGTGGCGAGGTGGCCCACCTGGTCGACGGGGTGACCAAGTTCGACAAGGCGTTCTACGGCAAGGCCGCCGAGGCGGAGACGATCCGCAAGATGATCGTGGCGGCTGCCAAGGACGTCCGGGTGCTGATCATCAAGCTGGCCGACCGGCTGCACAACATGCGCACCCTCGGTGTGCGCTCCGCGGCGTCGCGGGAACGGATCGCCCGCAAGACCCAGGAGGTGCTGGTCCCGCTCTGCGACCGGCTGGGCATCCAGACCCTCAAGCGCGAGCTGGACGACGTGGTGCTGCTGCACCTGGAGCCCGACGAGCACGCCCGGCTGGCCCGGCACGTGCACGATCGGCCGGGTTGGGACGCGTACCTCGAGTCGGTGGTCACCCGTGCCCGGGTGGCGTTGCGTCGCAGCCGGGTCGACGCCGAGGTGAGCCCCCGGCCCCGGCATCTCTACTCGATCTGGAAGGACACCATCGCCGGCGGCCACGCCGCGCCGTACGACCTGCCGCGCATCTCGGTGGTGGTCGACGGCCCGGCCACCGACTGTTACGCCGCGCTCGGCGCCATCCACGGCACCTGGCGACCGGTCCCCGGCCGATTCAAGGACTTCATCGCCTCGCCGAAGAACAACCTCTACCGCTCGCTGCACACCAGCGTCTGCGGCCCGCAGGACCGCACGGTGGAGGTGCTGATCCGCACCGAGGAGATGCACCGCTCGGCCGAGTACGGCATCGCCGCCGACTTCCGCTTTCCACGCACGAGCAGCGGCAGCGCGGCGGCCCGCGCCGAGCAGCTGGACTGGCTGCGGCGGGTGCTCGACTGGGAGCCGGACGCCGCCGACCCGGCGCAGTTCCTCGAGTCGCTGCGCTGCGACCTCGCCGAGGGGCAGATCCAGGTCTTCTCTGACGGGCGGCAGGTCGTACTGCCGGCCGGTGCCACGCCCGTCGACCTCGCCTACGAGCTGGGCAGCCAGCGGGGCGACCACTGCCTCGCCGCCCGGATCAACGGCCGGCTCGCGCCGCTGAGCTCCGAGCTGGACGAGGGCGACGTGGTCGAGATCTTCACCGAGAACGACGGGGACAACGGCTTCGAGGCCGGGGTGGCGCCGCGCGGCCCACGCCGGGAGTGGCTCGACTTCGTCAAGTCGCCGCACGCGCAGATGCAGATCAACCGGTGGTTCGCGGAGCACACCGAGCCGGGCATCACGATCAGCGACAAGGTCCGCCTCGGCCGGGCCACCATCGGGCTCGCCCTGCGCCAGCACAACCGTGGCCTCGCCAGTGACCTGCCGCTGCTGCGCCTCTCCGAGGAGCTGGGCTACCCCGACCTGGAGACCCTGCTGGTCGCGGTCTTCGACCGGGTGATCGAACCGGACACCGTGGTCCGCCAGCTCATCGACCTGGTCGACCATCGGCAGTGA
- a CDS encoding DUF4142 domain-containing protein codes for MLGIKRLGLLAALVLVGVAPAAAAQAAAQPSTQDTQYLQAVHQVNLFEITAGDLAQQKGQDQGVKDLGAMLKTDHTQLDQTVQQTASQLGVELPNEPSADQQAVIDQLNNASGAEFDRLWVTSELAGHVQAIQATQTEISQGSEQSVVQLAQTALPILQTHYDELVQLANQLGIPVPQTSASGTPSPGGTSTPAPGGTTESPAPGGTTESPAPGGGTTETPAPSES; via the coding sequence ATGTTGGGTATCAAACGCCTCGGCCTGTTGGCCGCGCTGGTACTGGTCGGCGTAGCGCCGGCAGCGGCCGCGCAGGCCGCGGCACAGCCGTCGACGCAGGACACCCAGTATCTGCAGGCGGTGCACCAGGTCAACCTGTTCGAAATCACCGCCGGTGACCTGGCCCAGCAGAAGGGCCAGGACCAGGGGGTCAAGGACCTGGGCGCGATGTTGAAGACCGACCACACCCAGCTGGACCAGACGGTGCAGCAGACCGCGTCCCAGCTCGGGGTGGAACTGCCGAACGAGCCCAGCGCCGATCAGCAGGCCGTCATCGACCAGCTGAACAACGCCAGCGGCGCGGAGTTCGACCGGCTCTGGGTGACCAGTGAGCTGGCCGGTCACGTCCAGGCCATCCAGGCCACCCAGACGGAGATTTCGCAGGGCTCCGAGCAGTCGGTGGTCCAGTTGGCCCAGACCGCCCTGCCGATCCTGCAGACGCACTACGACGAGTTGGTCCAGCTCGCCAACCAGCTGGGCATTCCGGTCCCGCAAACCAGCGCCAGCGGTACTCCCAGCCCGGGCGGCACCTCGACGCCGGCTCCGGGCGGCACCACTGAGTCCCCGGCTCCGGGCGGCACGACCGAGTCGCCGGCTCCGGGCGGTGGCACCACCGAGACGCCGGCTCCGAGCGAGAGCTGA
- a CDS encoding DEDD exonuclease domain-containing protein → MAQSEYVQESLAGLDPAMGGVDPALPLYATTFVVVDLETTGGAPDGGGITEIGAVKVRGGEQLGVLATLVNPGQPIPPFITVLTGITQAMLVPAPPIEQVLPSFLEFIADAVLVAHNAPYDVGFLKAACAKHGYRWPNPRVLDTAALARRVLTRDEVPNRKLGTLAAYFRTATQPTHRALDDAKATVDVLHGLIGRLGGHRVDTVGDAIEFARAVTPTQRRKRHLAEGLPKVPGVYIFRAADDRPLYVGTSGDIATRVRSYFTAGEKRARISEMLAAAERVEAVECAHSLEAEVRELRLIAAHAPPYNRRSKYPERMVWLKLTDGPYPRLSVVRGLSPTDTAYLGPFTSRRAAELAAAGFHDAVPLRQCTHRLSLRTVTPACALAELGRCPAPCEHKITPEEYDDRAAAPFRTATASDPQPVVDALLARIDVLSRDQRYEEAAVVRSRLAAVLRATVRMQRLAALTGIVELAAARPAARGGWELALVRHGRLAGAGVSPPSVHPRPTLNAIRATAETVPGGHGPVPAATAEESERILSWLERPETRLVEMSSGWSSPVGGAGRFRDLLAKAENGGSHQLSTERS, encoded by the coding sequence ATGGCACAGTCGGAGTACGTCCAGGAGTCACTGGCCGGTCTCGACCCGGCGATGGGCGGGGTGGACCCGGCGCTGCCGCTCTACGCGACCACCTTCGTGGTGGTCGACCTGGAGACCACCGGCGGCGCACCGGACGGCGGCGGCATCACCGAGATCGGCGCGGTCAAGGTGCGCGGCGGCGAGCAGCTCGGCGTGCTGGCCACCCTCGTCAACCCGGGGCAGCCGATCCCGCCGTTCATCACCGTGCTGACCGGGATCACCCAGGCCATGCTCGTGCCGGCGCCGCCGATCGAGCAGGTGCTGCCGAGCTTCCTGGAGTTCATCGCCGACGCGGTGCTGGTGGCCCACAACGCCCCCTACGACGTGGGCTTCCTCAAGGCCGCCTGCGCCAAGCACGGCTACCGGTGGCCCAACCCGCGGGTGCTGGACACCGCGGCGCTGGCCCGCCGGGTGCTGACCCGCGATGAGGTGCCCAACCGCAAGCTGGGCACCCTGGCCGCCTACTTCCGCACCGCCACCCAGCCCACCCACCGGGCGCTGGACGACGCGAAGGCCACCGTCGACGTGCTGCACGGGCTGATCGGCCGGCTCGGCGGGCACCGGGTGGACACCGTCGGCGACGCCATCGAGTTCGCCCGGGCGGTCACCCCGACCCAGCGCCGCAAGCGGCACCTGGCCGAAGGGCTGCCCAAGGTCCCCGGGGTCTACATCTTCCGGGCCGCCGACGACCGGCCGCTCTACGTCGGCACCTCCGGCGACATCGCCACCCGGGTGCGCAGCTACTTCACCGCCGGGGAGAAGCGGGCCCGGATCTCCGAGATGCTGGCGGCGGCCGAGCGGGTCGAGGCGGTCGAGTGCGCGCACTCGCTCGAGGCCGAGGTCCGCGAGCTGCGGCTGATCGCCGCGCACGCCCCGCCGTACAACCGGCGGTCGAAATACCCGGAGCGGATGGTCTGGCTCAAGCTGACCGACGGCCCGTACCCCCGATTGTCGGTGGTCCGTGGCCTCTCCCCCACCGACACCGCCTACCTCGGGCCGTTCACCTCCCGACGGGCTGCGGAGCTGGCCGCCGCGGGCTTCCACGACGCCGTTCCGCTGCGCCAGTGCACGCACCGGCTCTCGCTGCGGACCGTCACGCCGGCCTGCGCGCTGGCCGAGCTGGGTCGCTGCCCGGCACCCTGCGAGCACAAGATCACCCCCGAGGAGTACGACGACCGCGCCGCCGCGCCGTTCCGCACCGCCACCGCCAGCGACCCGCAGCCGGTGGTGGACGCGCTGCTGGCCCGGATCGACGTGCTCTCCCGCGACCAGCGCTACGAGGAGGCCGCGGTGGTGCGGTCCCGGCTGGCCGCGGTCCTGCGCGCCACCGTGCGGATGCAGCGGCTGGCCGCGCTGACCGGGATCGTCGAGCTGGCCGCGGCCCGGCCGGCCGCCCGTGGCGGCTGGGAGCTGGCCCTGGTCCGGCACGGCCGGCTGGCCGGCGCGGGGGTGTCCCCGCCGAGCGTCCACCCGCGACCCACGCTGAACGCCATCCGGGCGACCGCCGAGACGGTGCCGGGCGGGCACGGACCGGTGCCGGCGGCCACCGCCGAGGAGTCCGAGCGCATCCTGTCCTGGTTGGAACGACCGGAGACCCGGCTGGTGGAAATGTCCTCCGGTTGGTCCTCGCCGGTTGGTGGTGCGGGCCGGTTCCGCGACCTCCTGGCGAAGGCCGAAAACGGAGGGTCCCACCAACTCTCGACCGAACGCTCATGA
- a CDS encoding NYN domain-containing protein, translating to MPLTEPSDDHLPQEDPVALDGALGNPDDNVVSETSGASGPTTAGDGSVVEPEPTLPEPVRQRIVALTAAVLPGLPSDEVPVPLRRVAKFAPNRRARLGAPAIAAQLAGDPLFRQRVTARVLADAGDLGAAVVEGTAPAAADPVEVAALAYLARPRGWRELIDASGAAVRAEADSAVVAELVREAEQRATRAEHDRAVARVEAEKLRDELARVREELGQLREESRQLARTLRETQARERKATEVLATERGRAARASADVDAELRRARARLAEAEAAAGVARASAKEARSVDDARLWLLLETIGQAAVGLRRELALDPVDKLPADFVADAFAEQPGTAPAGPSARARDTDDPARLDQLLALPRAHLVVDGYNVTKRGFGEMSLEQQRKRLITGLGGIAAQTGDEVTVVFDGAERMHGLPAAPRGVRVLFSRKGETADELIRRLVRAEPAGRPVVVVSSDREVADGVRRHGAYPLGADSLLRRLARS from the coding sequence ATGCCCCTCACCGAGCCGTCCGACGACCACCTCCCGCAGGAGGATCCGGTCGCGCTCGACGGGGCCCTGGGCAACCCGGACGACAACGTAGTCAGCGAGACATCCGGCGCATCCGGCCCGACGACGGCGGGCGACGGGTCGGTTGTCGAGCCGGAGCCGACCCTGCCCGAGCCGGTCCGGCAGCGGATCGTGGCGCTGACCGCCGCGGTGCTGCCCGGGCTGCCCTCCGACGAGGTGCCGGTGCCGCTGCGCCGGGTGGCCAAGTTCGCCCCGAACCGGCGGGCCCGGCTCGGCGCGCCGGCCATCGCCGCCCAGCTCGCCGGCGACCCGCTGTTCCGGCAGCGGGTCACCGCCCGGGTGCTGGCCGACGCTGGTGACCTTGGCGCAGCCGTGGTCGAGGGCACCGCGCCGGCCGCCGCCGACCCGGTCGAGGTGGCCGCGCTGGCCTACCTGGCCCGGCCGCGTGGCTGGCGCGAGCTGATCGACGCCAGCGGCGCGGCGGTCCGCGCCGAGGCCGACAGCGCGGTCGTCGCCGAGTTGGTTCGCGAGGCCGAGCAGCGGGCCACCCGGGCCGAGCACGACCGGGCGGTGGCTCGGGTGGAGGCGGAGAAGCTCCGCGACGAGCTGGCCCGGGTCCGGGAGGAGTTGGGCCAGCTCCGCGAGGAGTCCCGCCAGTTGGCCCGTACGCTGCGGGAGACCCAGGCCCGCGAGCGCAAGGCCACCGAGGTGCTGGCCACCGAGCGTGGCCGGGCCGCGCGGGCGAGCGCCGACGTGGACGCCGAGCTGCGTCGGGCCCGCGCCCGGCTGGCCGAGGCGGAGGCCGCGGCCGGCGTGGCCAGGGCCAGCGCCAAGGAAGCCCGCTCGGTCGACGACGCCCGGCTCTGGCTGCTGCTGGAGACCATCGGTCAGGCCGCCGTCGGGCTGCGCCGGGAGCTGGCGCTCGACCCGGTGGACAAACTCCCCGCCGACTTCGTGGCCGACGCGTTCGCCGAGCAGCCGGGCACCGCGCCGGCCGGTCCGTCCGCCCGCGCCCGGGACACCGACGACCCGGCCCGACTGGACCAACTGCTCGCCCTGCCCCGGGCACACCTGGTGGTGGACGGCTACAACGTCACCAAGCGCGGCTTCGGCGAGATGTCGCTGGAGCAGCAGCGCAAGCGCCTCATCACCGGGCTGGGTGGGATCGCCGCGCAGACCGGCGACGAGGTCACCGTGGTCTTCGACGGTGCGGAGCGGATGCACGGGCTGCCGGCGGCGCCACGCGGCGTACGGGTGCTCTTCTCCCGCAAGGGCGAGACCGCCGACGAGCTGATCCGGCGGCTGGTCCGCGCCGAGCCGGCGGGGCGTCCGGTGGTCGTGGTCTCGTCCGACCGCGAGGTCGCCGACGGCGTACGCCGACACGGGGCCTACCCGCTCGGGGCCGACTCGCTACTGCGGCGGCTCGCCCGCTCCTGA
- a CDS encoding Lrp/AsnC family transcriptional regulator, with product MITAIVLIDCATDAIPEVAENLANLPGVSEVYSVAGHVDLIAIVRVREFDQIAQVIAGSISKVPGVLNTESHIAFRAYSQHDLEEAFAIGLASAD from the coding sequence GTGATCACCGCGATCGTGCTGATCGACTGCGCCACCGACGCGATCCCCGAGGTGGCGGAGAACCTGGCCAACCTCCCCGGCGTCAGCGAGGTCTACTCGGTGGCCGGGCACGTCGACCTCATCGCCATCGTCCGGGTCCGCGAGTTCGACCAGATCGCCCAGGTCATCGCGGGCAGCATCTCCAAGGTGCCGGGCGTGCTCAACACCGAGTCGCACATCGCGTTCCGGGCGTACTCCCAGCATGACCTGGAGGAGGCGTTCGCGATCGGCCTGGCCAGCGCCGACTGA
- a CDS encoding lysophospholipid acyltransferase family protein: MPLLYDLTKLTVGTTLRLGWRPRVEGLEHLPRHGGAILAGNHLSVADELFLVCATPRHVTFWAKAEYFTGRGPGGWLNRQIVAGMGAIRVERGGGRAALSALDAAVPVLRSGGLVAVYPEGTRSPDGRLYRGRVGMTRLARDAEVPIIPVGVLGTAEVLPVDARLPRRHPITLRFGPPIPVAGRINGPRDIRTVTDEVMAAIQRLTGQEYVPRYAPSRSSPS; the protein is encoded by the coding sequence GTGCCCCTGCTGTACGACCTCACCAAGCTGACCGTCGGCACGACGCTGCGGCTGGGCTGGCGGCCACGCGTGGAAGGGCTGGAGCACCTGCCCCGGCACGGCGGCGCGATCCTCGCCGGCAACCACCTCTCCGTCGCCGACGAGCTGTTCCTGGTCTGCGCGACGCCCCGGCACGTCACCTTCTGGGCAAAGGCCGAGTACTTCACCGGCCGCGGCCCGGGCGGCTGGCTCAACCGGCAGATCGTCGCCGGCATGGGCGCCATCCGGGTGGAGCGCGGCGGCGGCCGGGCCGCCCTCAGCGCCCTCGACGCCGCCGTGCCGGTGTTGCGCTCCGGCGGCCTGGTCGCCGTCTACCCGGAGGGCACCCGCTCCCCGGACGGGCGGCTCTACCGGGGCCGCGTAGGAATGACCCGGCTGGCCCGCGACGCCGAGGTGCCGATCATCCCGGTCGGCGTGCTCGGCACCGCCGAGGTGCTGCCGGTCGACGCGCGGCTGCCCCGCCGACACCCGATCACCCTGCGGTTCGGCCCGCCGATCCCGGTCGCCGGCCGGATCAACGGGCCACGCGACATCCGGACGGTCACCGACGAGGTGATGGCGGCGATCCAGCGGCTCACCGGCCAGGAGTACGTGCCCCGCTACGCACCGTCCCGGTCGAGCCCCAGCTGA
- a CDS encoding M48 family metallopeptidase, with protein sequence MSPRGWALLTLAGLTVALVVTAALLIPWHRPPAPRADQLAALRDLPADQVARGREFRAALRPGGYSALAVGLLVALALGLTPLGSRLVELVGRPFGGHWAAQAVLGGLAVVLVADLLTLPFSAWRQSVLTRYGLSTNGWSGWAVDLLKSYAVSAVIGAVALFGFYAVIRLAPRWWWAFGAAGAALLVVLLSFVLPVLVEPVFNRFTPLEQGPLRTELISMAARDGVPVRDVLVADASRRTKAVNAYVSGLGPTRRVVVYDTLLREATPAEVTAVVAHELGHAKDRDVAVGTLTGALGAAAAVVALYLLGSWGPLLRLAGVDSVAQPSAFPLLVALVTVVGLLAAPVQALMSRRVEARADAHALALTGDPAAFESMQRRLGSVNLGDPDPPRWEYLYSATHPSTVERMAAARAYAREAGR encoded by the coding sequence GTGAGCCCGCGCGGCTGGGCGCTGCTGACCCTGGCCGGGTTGACCGTCGCGCTGGTGGTGACCGCCGCGCTGCTCATCCCGTGGCACCGACCGCCGGCGCCCCGGGCCGACCAGCTCGCGGCGCTGCGCGACCTGCCGGCCGACCAGGTGGCCCGGGGGCGGGAGTTCCGCGCCGCGCTGCGCCCCGGTGGTTACTCCGCGCTCGCCGTCGGGCTGCTGGTCGCCCTCGCACTCGGGCTCACTCCGCTGGGCAGCCGCCTGGTCGAGCTGGTGGGCCGGCCGTTCGGCGGGCACTGGGCCGCGCAGGCGGTGCTCGGCGGGCTGGCTGTGGTGCTCGTCGCCGACCTGCTCACCCTTCCGTTCTCCGCCTGGCGGCAGAGCGTGCTCACCCGCTACGGACTGAGCACCAACGGCTGGAGCGGTTGGGCGGTCGACCTGCTCAAGTCGTACGCCGTCAGTGCGGTGATCGGCGCGGTGGCGCTGTTCGGCTTCTACGCGGTCATCCGGCTCGCCCCGCGCTGGTGGTGGGCTTTCGGCGCGGCCGGTGCGGCCCTGCTGGTGGTGCTGCTGTCGTTCGTGCTGCCGGTGCTGGTGGAGCCGGTGTTCAACCGGTTCACCCCGCTGGAGCAGGGCCCGCTGCGCACCGAGCTGATCAGCATGGCGGCCCGCGACGGGGTGCCGGTACGCGACGTGCTGGTGGCCGACGCCTCCCGGCGCACCAAGGCGGTCAACGCGTACGTCTCCGGTCTTGGGCCGACCCGGCGGGTGGTCGTCTACGACACGCTGCTGCGCGAGGCGACCCCGGCCGAGGTGACCGCCGTGGTGGCGCACGAGCTGGGGCACGCGAAGGACCGGGACGTGGCGGTCGGCACGCTGACCGGCGCGCTGGGCGCTGCCGCCGCGGTGGTGGCGCTCTACCTGCTCGGCTCGTGGGGGCCGCTGCTGCGGCTGGCCGGTGTCGACTCGGTCGCCCAACCGAGCGCGTTCCCGTTGCTGGTCGCTCTGGTCACGGTGGTCGGGCTGCTCGCCGCGCCGGTGCAGGCGCTGATGTCCCGGCGGGTGGAGGCGCGGGCCGACGCGCACGCGCTCGCGCTGACCGGTGACCCGGCTGCCTTCGAGTCGATGCAGCGCCGGCTCGGCTCGGTCAACCTCGGCGACCCCGACCCACCGCGCTGGGAATACCTCTACTCGGCCACACATCCGTCCACCGTGGAGCGGATGGCCGCTGCCCGCGCGTACGCCCGGGAGGCCGGCCGATGA
- a CDS encoding sugar phosphate nucleotidyltransferase encodes MTAAAGVPATDGRPGDRRAEVCAVVLAAGEGTRLRPLTERVPKALCPVGNVPLLDRALARLAGLGLTGPGRVAVNACYLADQVVAHVGDRAHLSVEPGDPLGTAGGVANLRDWIDGRPVLVGNADAYLADPAAPPGTDVAALLDGWDEHRVRLLGQPAANPAAPGTFAGHCFTGFSLLPWRLVRDLPVVFSDLVRAVWRPAEAAGALEVVPYPGTFYDTGTPADYLAANLHAAAGGTLVDPSATVTGRCVESVVGAGARVHGDVRRTVVWPGATVRADERLRDAIRAGDGCTVPAGAQG; translated from the coding sequence GTGACCGCAGCGGCCGGCGTGCCGGCGACCGACGGCCGGCCGGGCGACCGGCGGGCGGAGGTGTGCGCCGTGGTGCTGGCCGCGGGCGAGGGCACCCGGCTGCGACCGCTCACCGAACGGGTGCCCAAGGCGCTCTGCCCGGTGGGCAACGTGCCGCTGCTGGACCGGGCGCTGGCCCGGCTGGCCGGGCTCGGCCTGACCGGTCCCGGACGGGTCGCGGTGAACGCCTGCTACCTCGCCGACCAGGTGGTCGCGCACGTCGGCGACCGTGCTCACCTGTCGGTGGAGCCCGGCGACCCACTCGGCACGGCGGGCGGGGTGGCCAACCTGCGGGACTGGATCGACGGCCGGCCGGTGCTGGTCGGCAACGCCGACGCGTACCTCGCCGACCCGGCCGCTCCCCCGGGCACGGACGTGGCCGCCCTGCTCGACGGCTGGGACGAGCACCGGGTACGCCTGCTCGGTCAGCCCGCCGCGAACCCGGCGGCGCCGGGCACCTTCGCCGGGCACTGCTTCACCGGCTTCTCGCTGCTGCCCTGGCGGCTTGTCCGCGACCTGCCGGTGGTCTTCTCCGACCTCGTACGCGCGGTCTGGCGGCCGGCCGAGGCGGCCGGCGCGCTGGAGGTGGTGCCCTACCCGGGCACCTTCTACGACACCGGCACCCCCGCCGACTACCTCGCCGCCAACCTGCACGCGGCGGCGGGCGGCACCCTGGTCGACCCGTCGGCCACAGTGACCGGCCGTTGCGTGGAGTCGGTGGTCGGCGCCGGTGCACGGGTGCACGGCGACGTACGGCGCACGGTGGTCTGGCCGGGCGCGACGGTACGCGCCGACGAACGACTACGCGACGCGATCCGGGCCGGGGACGGCTGCACCGTGCCGGCCGGCGCGCAGGGCTGA
- a CDS encoding NUDIX hydrolase, whose protein sequence is MIPRSRATGRAIFYQAFYRLPLPVRRRLVRLAVPKYIVGAVTLVRDAEATGAGRLLLLRQPPGKGWSLPAGLLDRGEAPVVGAARELFEESGIRLPPSRLRPAVPNAVVHAKGWVDVVFETEVPASDTELVVDGGEVFEAAWHPLDDLPKLTWPTARLLAYYDIGPLAGQFPPPVPDTMP, encoded by the coding sequence ATGATCCCCCGCTCCCGCGCCACCGGTCGGGCCATCTTCTACCAGGCTTTCTACCGGCTGCCCCTGCCGGTGCGCCGCCGCCTGGTCCGGCTGGCCGTGCCCAAGTACATCGTCGGCGCGGTCACCCTGGTCCGCGACGCCGAGGCGACGGGTGCGGGGCGGTTGCTGCTGCTGCGCCAGCCGCCCGGCAAGGGGTGGTCGTTGCCCGCCGGCCTGCTGGATCGGGGCGAGGCCCCGGTGGTGGGCGCGGCCCGCGAGCTGTTCGAGGAGAGCGGCATCCGGCTCCCACCGTCCCGGCTGCGCCCCGCGGTGCCGAACGCGGTCGTGCACGCCAAGGGCTGGGTGGACGTGGTCTTCGAGACGGAGGTGCCGGCCTCCGACACCGAGCTGGTGGTCGACGGCGGTGAGGTCTTCGAGGCCGCCTGGCACCCGCTCGACGATCTGCCCAAGCTGACCTGGCCGACGGCCCGGCTGCTCGCCTACTACGACATCGGGCCGCTGGCCGGGCAGTTCCCGCCACCGGTACCCGACACGATGCCGTGA